A genomic stretch from Harpia harpyja isolate bHarHar1 chromosome 20, bHarHar1 primary haplotype, whole genome shotgun sequence includes:
- the CPLX2 gene encoding complexin-2 — translation MDFVMKQALGGATKDMGKMLGGEEEKDPDAQKKEEERQEALRQQEEERKAKHARMEAEREKVRQQIRDKYGLKKKEEKEAEEKAALEQPCEGSLTRPKKAIPAGCGDEEEEEEESILDTVLKYLPGPLQDMFKK, via the exons ATGGACTTCGTCATGAAGCAAGCACTGGGCG GGGCCACCAAGGACatggggaagatgctggggggtgaggaggagaaggaccCCGACGcgcagaaaaaggaggaggaaaggcaggaggcCCTGCGCCAGCAGGAGGAAGAGCGGAAAGCCAAGCACGCCCGCATGGAAGCCGAGCGGGAGAAAGTCCGGCAGCAGATCCGCGACAAG TACGGgctgaagaagaaggaggagaaggaggcggaggagAAAGCTGCACTGGAGCAGCCGTGTGAGGGCAGCCTGACGCGCCCCAAGAAGGCGATCCCGGCGGGCTGCGGGgacgaagaggaggaggaggaggagagcatccTGGACACCGTCCTCAAGTACCTGCCCGGCCCGCTGCAGGATATGTTCAAGAAGTAA